DNA from Actinomycetota bacterium:
CGTTGGAGGGAAGGCCCGGGGCAATTGCCCTGACCACACAACACGGGCGCCTGCTCGTGGCACTCGAGAACGGACTCGGGTGGCTCGATGTGAAGTCGGGGGAGTTCACCCCGTGGCTGGTTCTCGAGAATCGACGCTCCGGTGTCCGGCTCAATGATGGACGATGCGATCCGGCCGGCCGTTTCTGGGTCGGCAGCATGTTCGTACCGACTTCGGCTCGTCGGTACGAGGGCATGTTGCATCGGGTGGAGTCGGACGGCAGGTTCCACACCACCCGCCGGGATGTGGGGGTGGCCAATGGGCTTGCCTTCTCCCCCGACGGAAGCGTCATGTATTGGGCCGACACACTGCATGAGACCGTCTGGGCATACGACTATGACATCGCCACCGGTCGGCAGCACAATGAGCGGGTCTTCCTCGATTTCACCCGGCTGCCCGGCCGACCCGATGGCGCCTGTGTAGACGAAACCGGCTGCTATTGGATAGCGTGCGTCGGTGGCTCGGCCGTGTTGCGCGTCACGCCTCTCGGTGCAGTGGATCGCCACATAGAACTGCCGGTCGAACGGCCGTCGATGCCTGCCTTCGGCGGAGCAGGTTTGGACACTCTCTTCATCACCACCATCGGTCATGGCATTGATGACGCTCGACAGGTGGGTGAGCCCGGCGGGCTCTACGCGCTCGATCCTGGTGTTCGAGGATTGGCCGAACCCAGGTTTGGCCGATGAGACCGGCTCACGCCACATGCGTTCCGTCCGCGACTACAACCATGTGGAACGTTCCAACTCCGAGCGTTATAGTCGCACGAGGCGGAGAACTCGGAGGGAGTCCTGAGCGTGTCGAAACCACATGTCTGCTTCGGACGTGAGATGCCACCGGATCAAGTCGGAGTCGTGACCACTGAAGCAGGCATCCTCGGACCGGCGGGTGCGACTCCCGATGATCCCTGCGAGATGCTGTCACGAGCCGTGAGAATCATTGCATCGGTGTGTCGCCATGACGGCGAGCCGATGGGTGGACCCCCCAACCTCCGGAGGACCTCCCGTACCGGGATCGCCTACGACAGGACCGACCTTGCAGCGACGGCTACCCGTGGCATCGCGATCTGTAACACGCCCGATGTGCCCACCATCTCCACGGCCGGACATGCTGTCACGCCGATGATATGGTGGCGAAGAACGTGAAGCGATCTGAGGTCGAACTGCGCGCCGGTGGATCGGGTTTCTGCGCACGCCACGCCGGAAGGGAACTCGACGGACGCACGCCGGGTCTGGTCGGCCTTGGGAGGATCGCCCGGCGGGCCGCCGAGATTGCGACCACTCTGAACATGCGGGTCGCCGCTTTCGACCCCTACTTGGATTCGGCGGATTTCCCGGTGTCGATCACGAGGTACACGAGTCTCGAGGATCTGGTCGGAAGTTCGGATGTCGTGTCGATCCATTCGCCGCTCACCGTGGACAACTCCGGACTGCTCGACGCGAGGTCGCTCGTTGCGATGAGGCCCGGGTCGATTCTGGGCAACACGGCACGCGGTGGTCGGGCGGACCTGCCTGCCTTCGCTGATGCCCTGGATGCCCACCGACTTTCCTTGGCCGGACTCGACATCACCGCTCCCGAGCCCCTGCCGGCAGGCACCGACGCGGTTCCCGCTCCGCAGGTTGCCGCCGGCACCAGCGAAGCCAAACGTCGTATCTTCAAGGTTGTTCTTGAGCAGGTTCTGCAGGTTCTCGGCGGTCACCGTCCTCCACACCCGCTCAATCTTGAAGTTTCGAACCGGCTCGTGCCGGGAATGAGATAGGAGGGCAAAAGGTGGGCAAGTCGATTGGCGTGGGTGTTATCGGGTTCGGCTGGATGGGTCAAACTCATTCGCGGGCTTACCGCAACATCCCTGTGTACTTTCCTGAGACAGGTCTGAAACCCAGGCTGGTAGCCGTAGCCGACACGGTCCCCGAGCGGGTTGATCTCGCGACCGAGACCTTCGGGTTCGAAACCGGCACCGGCAACTGGCGAGAGTTGCTCGAACGCGACGACATCGACGTGATCGACATCACCGCCCCAAACGCGCTACACGAGGAGTTGGCAGTGGCGGCAGCCGCCGCCGGCAAGCACATCTTCTGCGAGAAGCCGGTCGGCATCGAACCGCGGGCGACCGCTGTGATCGAACAGGCCGCGCGCAAAGCAGGAGTCATCACCGGATGTGGATACAACTACCGGTGGGCACCGATGGTGCAGTTCACCAAACAACTCATCGAGCAGGGCCGTTTCGGTGAACTGACCCACTATCGAGGTCGGTTCTTCTCCATGTACGGACGCGATCGGCTCGCGGTGCTGTCCTGGAGATTCAAACAGGAGGAGGCGGGATACGGCGTTCTCTCGGACATCATGTCGCATGCGATCGACATGGCTCAGTACCTGTGCGGGCCCATTGCCAGGGTGGTGTCGGTAAAGGAGATCTTCGTCAAGGAGCGCCCGCTCCCGGCCCCGGGCGAAGGAACCCATTACGACCGTGGCAAGCCGGGCGACCCGACAGGTCCGGTCACGAACGAGGACTACGTGGGAGCATTGGTCGAGTTCGACAATGGAGTGCGCGGAACCCTGGAAGTGGACCGATCGATCTTTGGTCCCCAGAGCTCCATGGCCTTCGAGATCAACGGATCCCGAGGCGCCGCCTCCTGGGACCACGAGAAACTCAACCAGCTGCAGCTCAGCCTGCCGGAGGAACAACCGACCGACGGCTTCATCGAAGTGCTCTCGGGTGACGCCTACCCTCACCACGGCCACTTCGTGCCGGGTGGCGGCAACTCCATCGGTTACGAGGACATGAAGACAATCGAGGCATTCGAGTACTTGAAGGCGGTTGCAGAAGGAACAGCGAATCGACCGAGTTTCGGCGATGCGCTCGCCGTCGCCTCGGTCGCGGCAGCGATGACGCGTTCATGGGAGTCCGAGAAGTGGGAGAATGTCGTCAGTCTCCGAATCGACTGACATGACCGACAGGAATCTGTGTCGATGATGTTCGAGGATTCACCGAATCGGAAGTTGCAGGAAGGCAATGCGGTATACGGCTCTCCCTTTCGGTATGCGGTCCCTACGCCGGCAGAGCACATTGCCATGGAGGGGTCGGACTTCCTCGTCTTCGATGCAGGGCACGGATCGCCGAAGCCGCGAGACATGGCCGGAGGAAGCGGCGACATCACCGCTTGTGCAGGGAACGGCTCTTGCCTGACGGTGAACTCGGATGTGTGCTCCACTGCCGTGACCGGGCACAAAGCCATCTCCGAGATCTGCGACAACGGCGGCTTTGCCGTGATCGGCCGACTTGCGCTCGACAGCGACAGAACCGAGTTCCCTCATTTCCTGCGCACCATGAGACACGAGCGGCATGTCCCTGTCGACTTCACCAAGCACGCGGAAGCCATGGCGGCGATCGCCCGGGAACCGGAGTATCTCGACGACTTGCCGGCAATCTTCGTCCGGACCAGAGCTGCCGACCACGGCGACGTGGTGATGGCCGATCGCGCTGCGCCCGGACCAAGGACCGCGTCTGGTGGGAGGTTTGAGCCCCAGAGGCAGGCGACCGTGAGCACCTACGCGTTGCTCATGCCGATCTCGAGGCCGAGAAGAGCTACCGACGTGGGGGTGCACGACGATGGGTGAGTTCGACGGCAAGGTTGGCATCGTCACCGGCGGCGCGTCCCTCATCGGGGAAGCGATAGCAGAACGTCTGTCCGACGACGGGGCCGCGATCATGCTCGCGGATCAGAACGAGACGAACGGCGCCGCAGCCGCCGATCGCCTGGGGGATCGAGTCCGATTCCTCAAGACCGATGTGACAGACGATGCTCAGCTCGACCGTTTGGTCGAGACCACCGTTGCAGACCTGGGAAGGATCGACATCTTGGTGAGCGCGGCGGCGGTGTTCGTCGACGAGCGCTTCGAGTCGAGCCGGACGCTTTGGCACAAGGCCCTCGACGTCAATGTGGTGTCGGCGGCCGTGCTGACCGGCAAAGTGGTTCCGCACCTGGGGAGCGGGAGCTCTGTCGTATACGTGGCGTCTGTGAGCGGGTCTGTGTCACAACCCAACCGGATCGTCTACAACGTGACCAAGGCGGCGCTGCTGATGTTGGCCAAGACGGGTGCCCAGGAGTTGGCGCCGAAGGGAATCCGGGTGAACGCCGTGTCGCCGGGTTGGACATGGAGCAGGAACATCGAACGGAGATATGGCTCACGCGAACGAGCGGATGCCTTTGCAGCCGAGTTCCAACCTCTCGGACGTATGGCAGATCCGGAGGAGATCGCGGATGCCGTTCGGTTCATCGTATCCAATCGGGCGGCGTTCATCACCGGCACCGAACTGGCGGTGGACGGCGGTTACGGAGCCCTGGGTCCCGAGGCGCTCGGCCAACCATACGAGAAGATTGCGATCCTCCCCGATCACTAGAAGCCCCTCGAACGACGCATGGCGCCCATTCCTCCCACGCCTGCGCAAAGCCGCTGCGGTACCTTCCCCCCTGCGGTCGCTTCGCTCCCCGACGAGTGGTCAGGTCACGAGGAGAAGGAACGCTCCGCCGACCAGCAGCCCGAGAGTCATCCGGTCGAACCACAGCCGGTTGATGTGACCGACGAAGACACGGCCGCCGACCACACCGACGGGGATTGCCAGCCAGGTCCACCAGGTTGCCGCGATCAGGCCGCCATCGAAGAGGCCTGCGAACAGATAGGCAGGGAGCTTGAGTAGGTTCATGCCGGCGAATACGGCGGCGGACGTGGCAACGAAGCGACGCGGCTTCAGATCGGTCGTCATCAGATAGGTCACCACCGGTGGCGCACCGAGGTGGGCGATCGCAGATGTGAAACCGGCAATCAAGCCAACGGGCCAGGCATGTCGGCGGGCCAACCTTGCAGCCAATCCGAGTTTGCTGTTCAAGACGTAGAACACGACGAAGACAAGCATCGCCACCGCGATGATACGACGCAGCACGGGTTCGCTGACGTTCGAGATCACGAAACCGCCCACCACTATTCCGGCGGCTGCCGGTGCCAGCAGCCGGAGCAGGATCTGACGATCCCACCCTTGCCAATGAGCGGCGACCGTGAACACGTCGGCAATGATCAGCATCGGGAGCAGCAGCCCGATCGCTTTGTCGGCGGGGATGGTCAGGGCTACCAGGACCGTCACGAATGGTCCCAATATCCCACCGACGCCGGCCTTGCTGAAGCCGATGAGGAAAGCCGCAGCGGCGATGGCAATGATCATCTGGGGTCCTTCACGAAGGCCGTCTTGGTCATAGGAAACTGTTGGAACGTTCCAACCGACTTCAATATACTGGTCTGTAGAGTCCGAATGCCACACGCGGGAGGGGCCATGGGTCGGTTCGACGGCAAAACAGCGCTGGTGAGTGGAAGCACCCAGGGGATCGGCGAGGCGGTTGCCCGACGGTTTGCGTCCGAGGGTGCAGCCGGCATCGTCGTATGCGGTCGCAACAAGGAACGCGGAGCCCGTGTCGCCCATGCGCTGGTCGAGATGGGTACCGAAGCACTATTCGTTCCGGTCGAGCTGGGTGATGCCGGTAGCTGCGAGGCGCTCGTAGCGGCCACCGACGACCGGTTTGGGCGGGTCGACATTCTGGTGAATGCGGCGGGACTGTCGCTACGCGGATCCATCATCGACACCACGGTCGAGTTGTGGGACACGCTGATGAATGTCAACGTGCGCGCACCATTCCTGCTCATGCAAGGCGTCATCAAGATCATGCGCCGCGAAGGCATTGGCGGAGCGATCGTCAACGTCGCGTCCGTCGCCGCATACGGAAGTGTTCCCTTTCTGACGCCCTATGCGACATCGAAAGGTGCGCTCGTGACCCTCACCAAGAATGTCGCCTACTCCGTTGCTTGGGATCGGATCAGGGTCAACTGTCTCAGCCCGGGGTGGATGGACACTCCGGGAGAAGATGCGATCCAGCGTCGATTCCATACCGACGGCCGGGATTGGCTGGCCGATGCGGAGGCACGGCAACCATTCGGCCAACTGATCAAACCGGATGAGGTCGCCCGGGCCATCGCGTTTCTGGCTTCCGACGACGCCGGGATAATGACCGGGGCGATCGTGGACTACGACCAATCGATCATGGGTGGCGGCCCCCAGCCTGTCACCCGTCCCGAAGAGACTCCGTGACCTGACGGGCGAGCACTTCCTTGGCTCCAAGTGGCCGATGACCCAGGCCCGTCGACGATCGAGCACCGCCTTCCTACGCGTACAAGGTCGGCCGCGCCGGTTGGTCGACTCTCACCGGAGTCCCCTTTTCAATCGACTTCGCCCCGGCGAGGGCGGCCGCCAGCGTCAGGTATCCGTCCCAGGCCGTGGGACCTTCAGGCCGATCCTCGAGAACGGACATAGACCACGCCTGGACCTCACGAATGTACGCAACGACAAAGCGCTCCAACCAGTCAGGTTCGACAGATTGACGCATATGGCCTTCTTGTCGAACAACCGGCGTGTGGTGGGGTGCGGTGGTCACCATCCCGTGGGAACCGCTGATCTCGACCCCGACCTCGTATCCGAAACCCGAGTCCTTGTTGACTTCGATCGAGGCGATGGCGCCACCGGCCATTGCCATGGTGATCAGTTGAAGATCGAGCTGATCGCTTCGTTCGGGGTTGATGGTCGTACCACGAACGTAGACCTCGGAGATCTCGTCTCCCAGCAGCCAACGTGCCGAATAGAGGTCGTGCACCGCGGAATTGACGAGTACCTCTTTGGACGTGGGCGGTGTCGCTTCCGGCGGATTCCGATGCCAGCCCCGAAACATCAACGGCCGGCCGATCTCCCCACGGTCGATCGCCTGTTTCACGGCGACGTGTTGGGGGTCGTAATGACGCATCAACCCAACCTGGAGTAGCCGTCGTCCGAGTTGTGCCTCCCTTTCCACGACTGCTGCCGCGGTGTCGAGGTCCGTTGCCAGGGGCTTTTCGACCAGAGCGTGTTTACCGTGTTCCAGACAAGCGAACGCGAAGTCGCCGTGGGTGACATCCGGACTCGCGATGATGACGCAGTCGACAAGTTCCGACGCGATGAGCTCGAAACCATCGGTGAATACCCTTGCGCCTGTGGGGCCGGCTATGTCGGCTGCACGATCGGCGTCGATGTCCATGACCGCGGCGAGCCGGGCATGACCCACCTGCGAGTGGATGTTGCGAGCATGGCGCCCACCCATTCCCCCGGTGCCGATTACCCCGACTCGCAACTGTTCGGTCATCACATGTCACTCCTTGGCTCGGGCGGCTCGATGCCTGCTGTGGCGAACAGCCGCTCGAGAAGCCTCATGTTGGCAACGGAGTCTTCGATCGGGAGGGGGGAGGGTTCTCCGTTGAGGATGGCATCTGCCAGCGCAGTGGCCTGGAGCCCGTACTGGTTGGCGGGCGGGATGACCAGCGTTTCGACGGCAGAGGCGTGTGGATGGTGATCGCCACCCGTCCCGATGGTCACCTTCGTGGCGACATCGGGTGGACAGTTGAAGGGATCGGCGACCGAGATCCAGCCGTCCGTCCCGTGAATCATCACCCGGTGCTCAGGCTCCTGCTCGATGGAACAGGTGAAGGTGGCGAAAGCATCGCCGTAATCGAGGATACCGCTGAATGTCATGTCGACCCGCCATTCGGGATGCACCCGGGCAGCGCCATGCACCCGCAGAGGATCATCGCCGAGCAGCATTCTGGCGACGTTGACGGCATAGCAGCCTACGTCGTAGAGGGCGCCACCACCGGCCCCGAAGTCGAGCCGATAGTCACCGGCTTTGGTCGATCTGAACGAAAACCAGATTCCGACATCGGTAATGCGGCCGATCGAACCGTCGCCAACCAATTCACGGACCGCGATCCACGCCGGGTGAAACCGATACATGAATGCTTCCATGACAAGCACGGTGCGGTCGGCGCAGTGGGCAGCGACCTCCTGCGCCTCGACGCTCGTCAGCGCGATCGGCTTCTCGCACAGAACGTGTTTCCCTGCGTCTGCCGCTTTCTTCGTCCACACGCCATGCAGATTGTTGGGAAGCGGAAGATACACGACATCGATCCCCGGGTCGGCCAACAGCTCTTCGTATGAGCCGTAGGCTCTCGGTATGGCAAACCGTGTCGCAACACTGTTTGCCCTTGCCGAGGAGCGCGAGGCGATTGCCACAAGGTCGCACCGCTCCGCACCCTGGAGCGCGGGAATGACACGGTCTCGGGCGATCGAGCCCGTTCCCAACACGCCCCATCGTACCGACGGATGCGATCCGCTCATGTTTGCTCCACCTCCCCGAGGACGCCAGCCTACAACATGATGTGGAACGTTCCAACGGGTCTTGTCTCGATACGGCGGCAAGAGGACCCTTCTCCTGAAACAGCCGACGATCCCCGATGTGACATGGCGAGCCGGTGGCTCCAAGTCTCTCGTTTCGCTCATCCGGTGCCTTGCGCATGCACTACGGCGCGGTTTCTCACCCGACCTCAGGAGGCCTTCCGAGGCGTGCAACAGCCTTGTCCGCCGACAGGCCGATACCGGCATGATCCTTGGAAGTCCGGACGGAGATGCGCCTTCCGACACCAGCGTCACCACCCGAAGCCGATCCCGCCGCCAGCCGGTCGTCCGGTGGGGGACGCGTGAAAAAGCTCGGCCGGGTCCCCATTGCCTATTCCTTTCGATCGCCACGCAGAGTAGTATGTAGGTCACGCTGTGAGGAGGCACGCGATGAGGAAACCCTTGGCGTTCATATTGGCAGCTCTTCTCGTGGGGGCGATCGCAGGTCCGGTCTCCGCTACCCCACCTGGGGAGGATGGGAGCCACAAGGTGACGATCTGCCATGTCACGAACTCGGTATCGAATCCTTGGGTGATCGTCGAGGTCGACGTCGCCGCATTCGATGGAGCCGGTGCCAACGACCACACTCGTCACATCTCCCAGGATGGCCGCCGGGATGTGCCGGCCACGGATGGTGTGTGCCCTGCTTCCAGCAGCACCACCACCACCGCTTCCACAGCTACCTAGCGGTGTGTCGGTCAATTGATGACCCGGGTCGGCGGACAACTCAGTCCGCGGCAACGGGCCGGGCTCCCAAAGAGGACCCCATCACCAAGTCCGCGACGGACCACAAGGACCTCGATAGCCAACCTCTACGGCGTTCTGCCGGCCAGGAACGCTGCTCGCCGAGTTCGCCGCCTCGGCGCGCGAGGGCAAGGTGTGGTCCTCGTAGATGGCATGCTGCAGCTTTCAGCCGAATGTCCTGGAGCCCTACTCGCGAGTCGCGTGCACCCACGGTAGCTCTCTGCCACCGCGGCAGGCCGGCCTTGGCCTCCCGGAGCCCTTCCGGCCGTTCAGCCGCGGAGCTCGGCTGCGCGGGCATGGGCTTCGAGTCCCTCGATCCGTGCCAGGGCCGCGCTGTCGGCCACGACTTCGTGTGGTTTGGTGAGCCGAATCCACGTCGGTGACCTGAGAAACGTCATCACAGAGAGCCCAGACTGGAACCTGGCTCCTCCTCCGGTGGGAAGGACATGGTTGGGCCCGATCCCATAGTCTGCAAACGCCTCGGCGCTGGTCTCACCCATGAACAGCGAACCGTACGATCCGAGCCTGCCGGCCAGCGCTTTGGGATCGGAGACGTGGAGAGCGAGATGCTCCGGGCCGATCCGTTCGCTGAGCGCCACGGCTTGCTCCAAGTCATCCACAACGGTGCAATACCCGTTGCCCAGGGCCACCGCAGCCACATCGGCCGTGGGAAGGTCATGTAGTTGTCTGGTGATCTGCAGTTCCACGTCCTCGCGGAGGGAACTGCTCGTCGTGATCAGGATGGGGAGGGCGTCGACATCGTGTTCGGCCTGAGCGAGGAGGTCGGCCGCGATCAGGCGGGGATCGGCCGAGGCATCGGCAATGACAACGATCTCACTGGGCCCTGCCAACCCGTCGATGCCGATCTCACCGAACAGGAGTTTCTTGGCTGCCGTCACCCAACGATTCCCCGGGCCGACGACCAGATCACATGGCGGGGAGAGGATGCCGAACGAGAGTGCGGCTATGGCCTGTGCACCACCCACTTTCAGCAGTCCATCGGCGCCCGCCAGCGCCGCTGCGGCCATCGTGAGCGAGGTCGGTTTGGGGGAGGCCACCCAGACGCTCTCGACCCCGGCGACTCGGGCCGGAATCACGGTCATCAAGACCGAAGAAGGGAGCGGATACCGGCCGCCGGGCGCATAGGCTCCCGCGGTTCTCACAGGGAGCCACGAATGCCCGGCCCGCCCTCCCGGCACCTCCACGTCGATGTCGACGACGGCGTCCCGTTGGGCTTCGGCGAACGCCCTTATCTGTTGCGCCGCCCTGTCGAGAAGCCGCCGCCGGTGTTCATCCAGGCCGGCGAGGGCCTCATCGAGATCGCGACGGGTCGCGACAAGCGGCTCACCGGGTGTGACGTCTCCCAGCCGTTCGCCATGTCGACGCAACGCGTCCTCACCGTCTTGGCGGATGTCCTCGACGATCATCGATGCTTCGCGAAGGGTCTCAGGGTCGACAGGGCGTCTGCGATCTCGAATCGCGTCGACATCCGAACGTAGTCTGAGCCACACGCTCACCGGGGAACCTCCTTGGCCTCCATCGGCCTCCGGCTGACCTTCAACTCTCGCCGATCGAGCTCCCCGGCGATGTCCTCCAGGGTGACACCTGCCGCGGCGGCCTTGACCAGAGTGAAATAGAGAAGGTCGGCTGCTTCTGCAATCACGTCCTCGTGTGCCGCAGCGACGCAAAGCTCGTTTGCCTCTTCACGGATCTTTGCGGCGAGAAGGGCGGGATCGCCCAAGAGCCTGGTGGTGTTGCCGAGTGTCCCCTCTTCGGCGATCCGGGTGAGGCGACGAGCGAGTCGTTGAATCCCGTTGTCCTCGCCCCAGCAGGACCGGTACCCGAGATGACAGAATCCATCCTTCTGGCGAACCGTGAACCGCAGGGCGTCACGATCACAGTCCAGGTCGATCTTGATCAGCTCTTGCGTCGCCCCGGAGGTCTCCCCCTTGACCCAGAGCCCGCGTGATCGACTCTGGTAGACGCCCCTCCTCGTCTCGACGGCCTCGCGAAGGCTCTCCATACTCGACCAGACGAGACCGAGTGCCTGGCCTGCCTCGTCGGCGACGACGGTCGCCCACAGTCCTTCGGACCGGAGGGACTTCAGTGGTGCGGCTATGGCGTCTGCCAACGTCATCTTCCCGGTGTAGAGGGCCATGCCGACTTGGGCGTCCGCGCCGAGACGATCGAGTTCTCGGATCTCGTCGACAGATACGATCCCACCGGCCACGGTCACTCTGCTGTCACCGGCAGCGGCCACCACTGCCGCAGCCCGCTCCAGATCCGTTCCTCCGAGGAGCCCTTCGCGCTCCACGAATGTGACGAGAAAGCCTCCGCAGAAGTCTCGAAGCTCCTCCACTCGCGACAAGACGGTTTCTCCTGTCGTGCGACGCCACCCGTGGGTCACCACGTCGCCGTCACGGGAATCGAGAGACACGATCACCCTCTCACGAGGAAGCTGTGACAAGAGTTCCGGGGTCGCGGCCGTCCCGATGATCACCCGCCTCGCCCCGGCGTCCAACCATCGTCGGGCAGTAGCGACATCGCGTATGCCGCCGCCCACCCGCGTTGGACCTCGCCGGCACAGATCGCCGATCAGCTCGACATTGTCCCCCTCGCCGCGGGCAGCGTCGATATCGATGACGGCCACCTCTCCGGCCACCGAGAATCGTTCCAGAAGAGGCCTGGGGTCACCGGCATCCAAGGCCCGCTCCTCGCCTCCGATGAGCTGGACCGTCGAACCGTGCGAAATATCGATAGAGGGAATGATCACTGTCTCACCTCCACTCCCATGGAGCCCAGCCGGGTCTTCAGTGCTCCGACGGTCGTCACACCATCGTGAAGAATCGACGCGACGAGAACCCCCGTGGCTCCCGCCTCGATGCCCTCCTTGAGATGCTCGGCGTTGCTGGCGCCGCCGGAAGCGATCACCGGGACGGTCACCGCCGAACAGACTGCAGCGACCAACTCCAGGTCGTAACCGTCCTTGGTGCCGTCACGATCCCAGCTCGTGAGAAGGATCTCCCCGGCACCGGCCGTGGCCGCCGCCCGGCACCATTCGACAACGTCGATCCCGGTTCGGTTGCGGCCGCTCTCCACGACGACTTCCCATCCACGAGTCGATCGCTTGGCGGCATCCACGGCGACAACGGTGCACTGGGAACCGAAACGTTGTGCGATGTCCGAGACGAGGCCAGGCCGTGTCACCGCCGCCGTGTTGACGCCAACCTTGTCCGCCCCGGCGTCGAGGAGCCTCCCCGCGTCGTCGGTGGAACGGACTCCCCCGCCGACGGTCAGTGGGATCGAGAGGACCGACCGTACCGCCTGGACCGTTTCAATGGCATGACTTCGACCTTCGGGTGTTGCCGACACGTCGAGAAGCACGATCTCGTCGGCACCCTGGTCTTCGTAGGCGGCGGCACAGGCAACCGGGTCGCCGGCATCACGAAGATCTTGAAAACGGACACCCTTGACGACACGTCCGTCCCTGATGTCGAGACAGGGGATTACGCGGGAAGCGAGCATCACGTCACCACGAAGTGGCCGTCAGCCATCGTTCAAGGACACCGGCACCCCAAGCGCTCGAAAGCTCGGGATGGAACTGACAAGCCAGGACGTCGCCTCGCTCCAGCGCCGAAACGAAGCGGCCTCCATAATCGGTTGTTGCCCCCACCCATCCTTGCGGTATCCGGCACAGCCGGTACGAGTTGGCAAAGTAGGCCCAGCCCGGCGTGAGGAACCGACTTCCCCGCTCAGGTTCAACCATGTTCCACCCGAGCTGAGGAACCCTGACGTCGTCGTCGAAACGGGTGACCGTTTCGGGGACGAGACCAAGACCGGACTGCCCTGGGCTCTCCTCGCTCGCGGTGCAGAGGAGCTGCAACCCGAGACAGATCGCCAGAGTGGGTCTACCCTCATCGATTCTCTCCGACAACGCTGCCCGCATCCCGACCTGATCGATCCTCGACATTGCAGCACCGAAGGAGCCGACACCGGGGACGACCACACGGTCGCCGGCCTCCACATCGTTGGCCTCGCCTGCGAGTTTCGGTGTGGCCCCGGCCCGCCGAAACGCGGCAACCACCGATGCCGTATTGGCCGTACCGGTGGGCACGATCACGACGGTGTCGCTCATCGCAAGGTCCCCTTCGTGCTCGGAACATCACCGCCGGCAACGCTCACCGCGGACCGCATGGCGAGAGCCACCGCCTTG
Protein-coding regions in this window:
- a CDS encoding SDR family oxidoreductase encodes the protein MGEFDGKVGIVTGGASLIGEAIAERLSDDGAAIMLADQNETNGAAAADRLGDRVRFLKTDVTDDAQLDRLVETTVADLGRIDILVSAAAVFVDERFESSRTLWHKALDVNVVSAAVLTGKVVPHLGSGSSVVYVASVSGSVSQPNRIVYNVTKAALLMLAKTGAQELAPKGIRVNAVSPGWTWSRNIERRYGSRERADAFAAEFQPLGRMADPEEIADAVRFIVSNRAAFITGTELAVDGGYGALGPEALGQPYEKIAILPDH
- a CDS encoding Gfo/Idh/MocA family oxidoreductase, whose product is MSGSHPSVRWGVLGTGSIARDRVIPALQGAERCDLVAIASRSSARANSVATRFAIPRAYGSYEELLADPGIDVVYLPLPNNLHGVWTKKAADAGKHVLCEKPIALTSVEAQEVAAHCADRTVLVMEAFMYRFHPAWIAVRELVGDGSIGRITDVGIWFSFRSTKAGDYRLDFGAGGGALYDVGCYAVNVARMLLGDDPLRVHGAARVHPEWRVDMTFSGILDYGDAFATFTCSIEQEPEHRVMIHGTDGWISVADPFNCPPDVATKVTIGTGGDHHPHASAVETLVIPPANQYGLQATALADAILNGEPSPLPIEDSVANMRLLERLFATAGIEPPEPRSDM
- a CDS encoding Gfo/Idh/MocA family oxidoreductase, producing MTEQLRVGVIGTGGMGGRHARNIHSQVGHARLAAVMDIDADRAADIAGPTGARVFTDGFELIASELVDCVIIASPDVTHGDFAFACLEHGKHALVEKPLATDLDTAAAVVEREAQLGRRLLQVGLMRHYDPQHVAVKQAIDRGEIGRPLMFRGWHRNPPEATPPTSKEVLVNSAVHDLYSARWLLGDEISEVYVRGTTINPERSDQLDLQLITMAMAGGAIASIEVNKDSGFGYEVGVEISGSHGMVTTAPHHTPVVRQEGHMRQSVEPDWLERFVVAYIREVQAWSMSVLEDRPEGPTAWDGYLTLAAALAGAKSIEKGTPVRVDQPARPTLYA
- a CDS encoding Gfo/Idh/MocA family oxidoreductase; its protein translation is MGKSIGVGVIGFGWMGQTHSRAYRNIPVYFPETGLKPRLVAVADTVPERVDLATETFGFETGTGNWRELLERDDIDVIDITAPNALHEELAVAAAAAGKHIFCEKPVGIEPRATAVIEQAARKAGVITGCGYNYRWAPMVQFTKQLIEQGRFGELTHYRGRFFSMYGRDRLAVLSWRFKQEEAGYGVLSDIMSHAIDMAQYLCGPIARVVSVKEIFVKERPLPAPGEGTHYDRGKPGDPTGPVTNEDYVGALVEFDNGVRGTLEVDRSIFGPQSSMAFEINGSRGAASWDHEKLNQLQLSLPEEQPTDGFIEVLSGDAYPHHGHFVPGGGNSIGYEDMKTIEAFEYLKAVAEGTANRPSFGDALAVASVAAAMTRSWESEKWENVVSLRID
- a CDS encoding SDR family oxidoreductase; the protein is MGRFDGKTALVSGSTQGIGEAVARRFASEGAAGIVVCGRNKERGARVAHALVEMGTEALFVPVELGDAGSCEALVAATDDRFGRVDILVNAAGLSLRGSIIDTTVELWDTLMNVNVRAPFLLMQGVIKIMRREGIGGAIVNVASVAAYGSVPFLTPYATSKGALVTLTKNVAYSVAWDRIRVNCLSPGWMDTPGEDAIQRRFHTDGRDWLADAEARQPFGQLIKPDEVARAIAFLASDDAGIMTGAIVDYDQSIMGGGPQPVTRPEETP
- a CDS encoding SMP-30/gluconolactonase/LRE family protein, translated to MLPAHARLGECPVWSPDTGTLYWVDIDGCSVHEFDPVSGADSSWPLEGRPGAIALTTQHGRLLVALENGLGWLDVKSGEFTPWLVLENRRSGVRLNDGRCDPAGRFWVGSMFVPTSARRYEGMLHRVESDGRFHTTRRDVGVANGLAFSPDGSVMYWADTLHETVWAYDYDIATGRQHNERVFLDFTRLPGRPDGACVDETGCYWIACVGGSAVLRVTPLGAVDRHIELPVERPSMPAFGGAGLDTLFITTIGHGIDDARQVGEPGGLYALDPGVRGLAEPRFGR
- a CDS encoding sulfite exporter TauE/SafE family protein, with translation MIIAIAAAAFLIGFSKAGVGGILGPFVTVLVALTIPADKAIGLLLPMLIIADVFTVAAHWQGWDRQILLRLLAPAAAGIVVGGFVISNVSEPVLRRIIAVAMLVFVVFYVLNSKLGLAARLARRHAWPVGLIAGFTSAIAHLGAPPVVTYLMTTDLKPRRFVATSAAVFAGMNLLKLPAYLFAGLFDGGLIAATWWTWLAIPVGVVGGRVFVGHINRLWFDRMTLGLLVGGAFLLLVT